A genomic segment from Treponema sp. Marseille-Q3903 encodes:
- a CDS encoding OmpA family protein, which yields MKKRFLNIFIILMIFISAIFAQQKQTSVEAISSINWITREFKTNIKLDTKKANIQMPSGKKSASTYISAKMPPLIQPPLLSLFEDSENALANCVIQEELTINKIHMIIMSGYKTPDVFSKDMKYLDTTNTINITQISRQLVHHNYPYNPDKPIETVPSRKFSGIVIDARGAYPVHGEYVKSHVYACMFPRIWDDQMNIIYEKNVVEPKIAAEKGLVGFHYSDDISFYEDRVGADPLYIRAEEVYGRNRTDPVIKRRDALKILSEPENIKLIQNGKVVILLDKENLIYDISVPEKDNSYYLKYNEIKQYLYENKVPGLTFSDSTDGLQFTVDLKFYPDSPEMLASEKERIEVIADKLKEILKDDGYTILVEGHTADVGKPVGQLNLSIERTKTVMNALISEGLDKNIFTYKGYGGTMPIASNDSEKGRAQNRRVNIIARPRATYIQRDWK from the coding sequence ATGAAAAAGCGCTTTTTAAACATTTTTATAATTTTAATGATTTTCATCTCCGCAATCTTTGCGCAACAAAAACAAACTTCTGTTGAAGCAATCAGTTCTATAAACTGGATCACACGAGAATTTAAAACAAATATCAAGCTGGACACAAAAAAGGCAAACATTCAGATGCCGTCTGGAAAAAAATCAGCATCTACATATATATCTGCAAAAATGCCTCCGCTTATTCAACCTCCCCTCCTTTCGCTTTTTGAAGATTCAGAAAACGCGCTCGCAAATTGCGTGATACAAGAAGAATTAACAATCAATAAAATACACATGATAATAATGAGCGGCTACAAAACTCCTGACGTATTTTCAAAAGACATGAAATACCTCGACACGACAAATACTATAAATATAACGCAGATAAGTCGGCAACTTGTACATCACAACTATCCGTATAATCCTGACAAACCGATTGAAACAGTTCCGTCACGAAAATTTTCAGGAATTGTGATAGACGCCCGTGGCGCATATCCGGTTCACGGCGAATACGTAAAAAGTCATGTCTATGCATGCATGTTCCCTCGCATTTGGGACGACCAGATGAATATTATCTACGAAAAAAATGTTGTAGAGCCGAAAATCGCTGCAGAAAAAGGGCTTGTCGGGTTTCACTACTCAGATGACATTTCATTTTATGAAGACAGAGTCGGAGCTGACCCTCTTTACATAAGGGCTGAGGAGGTTTACGGGAGAAACAGAACGGATCCAGTTATAAAGCGCCGAGACGCATTAAAAATTTTATCAGAACCGGAAAATATAAAACTTATTCAAAACGGAAAAGTCGTAATTCTCCTCGATAAAGAAAATCTCATCTACGATATCTCTGTTCCTGAAAAAGATAATTCTTACTATCTAAAATACAACGAGATTAAACAATATCTCTATGAAAACAAAGTACCAGGTCTCACTTTCTCAGATTCAACAGATGGTCTTCAGTTTACAGTTGACCTTAAATTCTACCCCGATTCACCTGAAATGCTTGCTTCTGAAAAAGAACGTATTGAAGTTATTGCGGATAAACTTAAAGAAATTTTAAAAGATGATGGCTACACGATTCTAGTGGAAGGACACACTGCCGATGTCGGAAAACCTGTTGGGCAGTTAAACCTTTCGATAGAAAGGACAAAAACAGTGATGAACGCTCTGATATCTGAAGGCTTGGATAAAAACATATTTACATACAAAGGATATGGCGGAACGATGCCGATTGCTTCAAATGATTCGGAAAAAGGGCGAGCACAGAACAGACGTGTAAATATCATAGCACGCCCGCGCGCAACTTACATTCAGCGCGACTGGAAATAA
- a CDS encoding lytic transglycosylase domain-containing protein, translated as MKRIFIFTLSLLCLSKIYSQKNAAEISAQKTEPQKIETQKVVEENHHAKDVDNAKDVDNTKEVSHTKDDVQTKDVVHERRQVPLASDEILARADIDNFRKQYLSEKWSALLYDYLESAMEYRLYVRKAVEDQNLPAIIEYLPIVESNYKTTAKSKSGAIGMWQFMANSVSPFLTLNDFVDERLDPWKSTDAALKKLQDNYNYFGDWLIAIAAYNCGAGAMTAAIKKAGNKDFWYLADKGYLSQQTALYVPKLLAIADISINSEYYEIDLPDHAQEFKTLENEKNGHFDYITVQNAYSLAQLAQEMRIDSKTLKHFNPSYTLGVTHPVKQSRIRLPLGMQETAIQALDKLTPIKFPLQYKVVAGDSLWSISRKYGTTVAALCDLNNIKENAILKIGKTLYIPSK; from the coding sequence ATGAAGCGTATTTTCATTTTTACACTGTCATTGCTGTGTCTTTCAAAAATCTATTCACAAAAAAATGCTGCTGAAATATCGGCTCAAAAAACAGAGCCTCAAAAAATAGAAACTCAAAAAGTTGTTGAAGAAAATCATCACGCAAAAGATGTCGACAATGCAAAAGATGTCGACAATACAAAAGAGGTCTCTCACACAAAAGACGATGTTCAAACGAAAGATGTCGTTCACGAACGCAGACAAGTTCCCCTTGCGTCAGATGAAATTCTTGCAAGAGCAGACATTGATAATTTCCGCAAACAATACCTTTCTGAAAAATGGTCGGCATTATTGTACGATTATCTTGAATCTGCTATGGAATACCGTCTCTACGTTCGCAAAGCAGTTGAAGATCAAAATCTTCCGGCAATCATTGAATATTTACCGATAGTCGAATCAAATTATAAGACGACAGCAAAGTCAAAATCGGGAGCAATCGGAATGTGGCAGTTTATGGCAAACAGCGTTTCCCCTTTTTTGACACTCAATGACTTTGTAGATGAAAGATTAGATCCTTGGAAATCGACAGATGCTGCGCTAAAAAAACTTCAAGACAATTACAATTACTTTGGAGACTGGCTTATTGCAATCGCTGCATATAACTGCGGAGCCGGAGCGATGACAGCCGCTATAAAAAAGGCAGGTAACAAAGATTTTTGGTATCTTGCAGATAAAGGTTATCTTTCGCAGCAGACTGCACTTTACGTTCCAAAACTTCTTGCAATTGCAGACATATCAATCAACAGCGAATATTACGAAATAGATTTGCCTGACCACGCGCAAGAATTCAAAACTCTTGAAAATGAAAAAAACGGTCATTTTGACTACATAACAGTACAAAACGCATATTCTCTTGCGCAACTCGCCCAAGAGATGCGAATAGATTCAAAAACACTCAAACACTTCAATCCATCTTACACGCTTGGAGTGACGCACCCTGTAAAACAGAGCCGGATAAGGCTTCCGCTCGGCATGCAGGAAACCGCAATTCAAGCGCTCGATAAACTCACCCCAATAAAATTTCCGCTGCAATATAAAGTTGTTGCCGGAGATTCATTGTGGTCTATTTCAAGAAAATACGGTACGACTGTCGCTGCTCTTTGCGATTTGAACAATATAAAAGAAAATGCAATACTTAAAATTGGAAAAACTCTTTATATACCGTCAAAATAA
- a CDS encoding tol-pal system YbgF family protein, producing the protein MKFKSIVLLLLSLLILSSCGKKIDIKEQIQSKNQAELQLLLQNQRLNDKQRYSIINQMANNLLASKDYHGVILFLTDWVDQNPDDMYNSYWLLMTAYAYLSTGAEFVAEYYFDRILQQCQDLLIKGKSVHFICLQNLIQISKTPSHRIKYFNDLINRFPQNVNTTELYLRLALEYQNDSQWEQAMKTYAIFLEQPDASSIQIPGEPNAYKNARHLVDFNTSSKDWTFESLDALEEAVKKAIKNYDWKALDDYKAKVNFFSMSWKQEETDANSQEEFSMQSWMRGKRIRYNDTLDEDSTPNEAYLRTWGWNNYVSVWYLYFRKVNFPLDPDIHGNWEWAGIYLGNKL; encoded by the coding sequence ATGAAATTTAAGAGCATAGTATTATTGTTGCTAAGTTTATTGATTCTTTCTTCATGCGGCAAAAAAATAGATATAAAAGAACAAATTCAATCAAAAAATCAGGCAGAACTTCAACTGCTTCTCCAAAATCAGCGACTAAATGATAAGCAACGTTATTCTATAATCAATCAGATGGCAAACAATCTTCTTGCGTCAAAAGACTATCACGGAGTTATTTTATTTTTAACAGACTGGGTAGACCAGAATCCTGACGACATGTACAACTCTTACTGGCTTTTGATGACAGCATACGCTTACCTTTCCACAGGGGCTGAATTTGTGGCTGAATATTATTTTGACAGGATTTTACAGCAATGTCAGGATCTTTTGATAAAAGGAAAGTCTGTTCATTTTATCTGCCTTCAAAATCTCATTCAGATAAGCAAAACACCGTCGCACAGAATTAAATATTTCAACGACCTTATAAATCGCTTTCCGCAAAACGTAAACACGACAGAACTTTACCTGCGTCTCGCTCTTGAATATCAGAATGACAGCCAATGGGAACAGGCGATGAAAACTTATGCAATTTTTCTTGAGCAGCCTGACGCTTCCTCTATTCAGATTCCCGGAGAACCTAATGCGTATAAAAATGCACGGCATCTTGTAGACTTCAACACATCTTCTAAAGACTGGACTTTTGAAAGTCTTGACGCACTTGAAGAAGCCGTAAAAAAAGCAATCAAAAATTACGACTGGAAAGCGCTGGACGATTACAAAGCAAAGGTAAATTTTTTCTCAATGTCGTGGAAACAGGAAGAGACGGACGCCAACTCGCAGGAAGAATTTTCAATGCAGTCGTGGATGAGAGGAAAAAGGATAAGATACAACGACACACTCGATGAAGATTCAACTCCTAACGAAGCATATTTAAGGACGTGGGGTTGGAACAACTACGTTTCTGTCTGGTACTTGTATTTTAGAAAAGTGAATTTTCCTCTCGATCCTGACATTCACGGAAACTGGGAATGGGCAGGCATTTACCTTGGAAACAAACTTTAA
- a CDS encoding lipopolysaccharide assembly protein LapB: MKISFAEKTAVLTILVASFISTPIFSAKKKKDAVSADATEISSQSQPEVSLSESIKLPTRKNKSYFKKIDESVLKGIEIGSPSSIKSAISKLRQKSEEYQENEKVLVNIAANIMKYAWPSEHVMFDVPSVDDNNPYMGAIGSVKQGVFDYSTGNADFFAIMLPALVLLNPSAGNVVYGPCEDVLKTSLLLRPDSVLVNYLSGILYEKKGELKTAEKYLSAAYKDSESTQEIALAYGRVLRLNGNVSLASQVINKLGTDSDNIEILKQNAYIAFASGNYDSAEIYVARVLQQTPNDLEFLLFRAKILIEKNDYIHAVSLLDMYARQDSSSIDYLILRVRVQLDWSKNTTAATDTVEKALKLYPDNQEALIFAARISAETDSPVAGKYADELAALVLNKDPDNQVALGYALKGLIQRENWQEAYNTSRKLISAENVSPEIVEQYVTVCIKLGKKNEGYEFAKAQYDAHPDDEIIMQTYLFAYSQVGSRENVLKYIDSLLVNASSKTKSYIYYRRSFLHYTEEKKLEDLRLSLISNPRNSDALFSLYELYYEKKDYRKAQYYLRQVVAIKPNDNSVKKLNEALTKLIK, encoded by the coding sequence TTGAAAATCTCTTTTGCTGAAAAAACCGCAGTTCTCACAATTCTGGTCGCTTCGTTTATAAGCACCCCGATTTTTTCTGCAAAAAAGAAAAAAGATGCAGTTTCTGCCGACGCAACAGAAATTTCTTCGCAGTCACAACCGGAAGTCTCGCTGTCGGAATCGATAAAATTGCCAACGAGAAAAAATAAATCTTATTTTAAGAAAATCGATGAAAGTGTTTTGAAAGGAATAGAGATAGGCAGCCCTTCTTCGATAAAATCCGCAATATCAAAACTCCGTCAAAAATCAGAAGAGTATCAGGAAAACGAAAAAGTACTTGTAAACATTGCCGCAAATATAATGAAGTATGCGTGGCCTTCGGAACACGTGATGTTCGATGTCCCTTCAGTAGATGACAACAATCCTTATATGGGTGCAATCGGTTCCGTAAAACAAGGGGTCTTTGATTACAGCACAGGCAATGCAGATTTTTTTGCAATAATGTTGCCAGCCCTCGTTCTTCTAAACCCTTCTGCCGGCAACGTTGTTTACGGACCTTGCGAAGATGTGTTAAAAACATCTCTTTTACTGAGACCTGATTCCGTGCTTGTAAATTATCTTTCAGGAATTTTGTATGAAAAAAAAGGAGAGCTGAAAACTGCCGAAAAATATCTATCTGCGGCATATAAAGATTCCGAAAGTACGCAAGAAATCGCGCTCGCTTATGGCAGGGTTTTGCGTTTAAACGGCAACGTCAGCCTTGCTTCTCAAGTCATAAACAAGCTTGGCACAGATTCCGACAACATTGAAATTTTAAAACAAAACGCATATATCGCTTTTGCTTCCGGCAATTATGATTCGGCAGAGATTTACGTCGCACGTGTTTTGCAGCAAACTCCAAACGATCTTGAATTCCTTTTGTTCCGTGCCAAAATCCTGATTGAAAAAAATGATTACATTCACGCAGTTTCTCTTTTAGATATGTACGCAAGGCAAGATAGCTCTTCAATCGACTATTTGATTTTAAGAGTTCGAGTGCAGCTAGACTGGAGCAAAAATACAACAGCTGCAACAGATACTGTCGAAAAGGCTCTTAAACTATATCCTGACAATCAAGAGGCGTTGATATTTGCCGCCCGCATTTCGGCAGAGACTGATTCTCCCGTTGCCGGGAAGTATGCAGATGAACTTGCGGCTCTTGTATTGAACAAAGATCCTGATAATCAAGTTGCGCTTGGTTATGCGTTGAAAGGTCTTATTCAACGCGAAAATTGGCAGGAAGCATATAATACAAGCCGTAAACTTATCTCCGCAGAAAACGTTTCTCCAGAAATAGTAGAGCAATATGTCACCGTTTGTATAAAACTCGGCAAAAAAAATGAAGGATATGAATTTGCAAAAGCTCAGTATGATGCTCATCCTGATGATGAAATTATCATGCAGACATATCTTTTTGCATATAGTCAAGTCGGTTCAAGAGAAAACGTTTTGAAATACATAGACAGCCTTCTTGTAAACGCTTCTTCTAAGACAAAAAGTTATATTTACTACCGGCGAAGTTTTTTGCACTACACGGAAGAAAAAAAACTTGAAGATCTTCGTCTGAGCCTTATATCAAATCCTCGTAACAGCGACGCTTTGTTTTCTCTTTATGAATTATATTATGAAAAGAAAGACTACAGAAAAGCTCAGTATTATCTTCGTCAAGTTGTGGCTATAAAACCGAACGACAATTCAGTTAAAAAATTAAACGAAGCTCTCACAAAATTGATTAAATAG
- the yajC gene encoding preprotein translocase subunit YajC, with protein MSFIPFLQAGGAATASGSGNLLATLFPFLIIIVIFYFFLIRPQSKKQKETEKMLNALKKGDKVITIGGIHGTVSSVKEKTIILKVDENCKLEFNRSAISSVELSEAEKAKLEEERKAKKDKKGKKSVEPVAETKTAETTEETK; from the coding sequence ATGTCATTTATCCCATTTTTACAGGCAGGTGGAGCAGCAACTGCTTCTGGTTCTGGAAACTTACTCGCAACTTTGTTTCCTTTTCTTATCATTATCGTAATCTTCTATTTCTTTTTGATTCGTCCGCAGAGCAAAAAACAGAAAGAAACAGAAAAAATGCTCAATGCTTTGAAAAAAGGCGACAAAGTTATCACAATCGGTGGAATACATGGAACTGTTTCTTCTGTAAAAGAAAAGACAATAATTCTCAAAGTTGATGAAAACTGTAAGCTTGAATTCAATCGTTCTGCAATTTCTTCGGTAGAACTTTCAGAAGCTGAAAAAGCTAAACTCGAAGAAGAAAGAAAAGCTAAAAAAGATAAAAAAGGTAAGAAATCTGTAGAGCCTGTAGCAGAAACTAAAACTGCTGAGACAACAGAAGAAACCAAATAA
- the secD gene encoding protein translocase subunit SecD, producing MNKRTRLVVLLAVIALCFVFLWPSISWYGRTPKELQQLALGSTENIKSYAELKAAEDVRAIKKLMAEDPSANIPDEYSWIKKDVSKKYKSLDKKVPANLTLKDVVSVYANELEFMNVFQSRYRDEILDAKSYYENSVKLGLDLSGGMNIIVKADLDAAVASMGDAVTSENKADFKKDAMANAIENLSSRIDKFGLTSPVIRQQGDDHIYIEIPGAAQADAINTLIMGKGILNFRLVDMEATNAFKAYYAQNPASTFNASGELMNSSVIPSDCEVFGVYTKDEYGLDERYDWLVVKKEIALDGQHVKNAVVSADQFTNQPEVNFQLDSEGAEIFGQFTGAHVGENLAIISDNKVKSNARIQTAITGGSVSLSGGFSYEEANNIKKVLQTAWLNVPLEVESQQVIGASLGEQAIRQGAMAVLLGLGLILIFMLIFYKASGINAVVAQVLNLFMMFSVLSAFNLTLTLSSIAGMILTIGMAVDANVLVFERIKEELRSGKSRPAAVSMGFDNAFWAIMDSNITTFIAAIFLSQLGTGAIQGFAVSLAIGVVSSVFTALFVSRLMFDFGTDVMHSKKVSIGWGIKQ from the coding sequence ATGAACAAACGAACACGTTTAGTAGTTCTGCTTGCTGTCATTGCTCTTTGTTTTGTTTTTCTTTGGCCATCAATCAGCTGGTATGGAAGAACACCAAAAGAATTGCAGCAGCTTGCTTTAGGTTCAACTGAAAATATTAAAAGTTACGCTGAACTAAAGGCTGCAGAGGATGTGCGTGCTATCAAGAAATTGATGGCTGAAGATCCGTCAGCTAATATTCCTGATGAATATTCTTGGATTAAAAAGGATGTATCTAAAAAATACAAATCGCTTGATAAAAAAGTTCCTGCAAACCTCACATTGAAAGATGTAGTTTCCGTTTATGCTAACGAACTTGAATTTATGAATGTTTTTCAGTCTCGTTACAGAGATGAAATTCTCGATGCAAAAAGTTACTATGAAAATTCCGTAAAACTTGGACTTGACCTTTCCGGCGGAATGAACATCATCGTAAAAGCAGACCTCGATGCTGCTGTTGCTTCAATGGGCGATGCTGTAACTTCAGAAAACAAAGCAGATTTTAAAAAAGATGCGATGGCAAACGCTATCGAAAATCTCTCAAGCAGAATCGATAAGTTTGGACTTACTTCTCCTGTTATCAGACAGCAGGGCGACGACCATATATATATTGAAATTCCTGGAGCTGCTCAGGCAGATGCAATCAACACTTTGATCATGGGTAAAGGAATTTTGAACTTCCGCCTTGTTGATATGGAAGCTACAAATGCATTTAAAGCATATTATGCGCAAAATCCTGCATCTACATTCAATGCGTCGGGAGAATTGATGAACTCTTCTGTGATTCCGTCAGACTGCGAAGTGTTCGGCGTTTATACAAAAGATGAATATGGTCTTGACGAAAGATATGACTGGCTTGTTGTAAAAAAGGAAATCGCATTAGATGGACAGCATGTAAAAAATGCTGTTGTAAGCGCCGACCAGTTTACAAATCAACCGGAAGTCAATTTCCAGCTTGACAGCGAAGGCGCTGAAATATTCGGTCAATTCACAGGTGCTCACGTCGGCGAAAATCTCGCTATAATAAGCGATAATAAGGTAAAATCGAATGCACGTATTCAGACAGCAATCACAGGCGGATCTGTTTCTTTGTCAGGCGGATTCAGTTACGAAGAAGCTAACAATATCAAAAAAGTTCTTCAGACTGCGTGGCTCAATGTTCCTCTTGAAGTTGAAAGTCAGCAGGTGATAGGTGCTTCTCTTGGAGAGCAGGCAATCCGTCAAGGTGCAATGGCAGTTTTGCTCGGACTCGGTTTGATTCTCATCTTTATGTTGATTTTCTACAAGGCTTCCGGCATAAACGCTGTCGTTGCGCAAGTTTTGAACTTGTTTATGATGTTTTCGGTTCTCTCTGCATTCAATCTCACTCTTACGCTTTCTTCTATTGCCGGTATGATCCTCACAATTGGTATGGCAGTAGATGCAAACGTTTTGGTATTTGAGCGAATCAAAGAGGAACTAAGAAGCGGAAAGAGTCGTCCTGCTGCCGTTTCAATGGGTTTTGATAACGCATTCTGGGCAATTATGGACTCTAACATCACCACATTCATAGCTGCAATTTTCTTGAGTCAGCTTGGAACCGGTGCAATTCAGGGATTCGCAGTATCTCTTGCAATCGGTGTCGTTTCATCAGTGTTTACAGCATTGTTCGTATCACGTTTGATGTTTGATTTTGGCACAGATGTTATGCATTCTAAAAAAGTAAGCATTGGCTGGGGGATTAAACAATGA
- the secF gene encoding protein translocase subunit SecF has product MKRFNFNKGFLPCTIISAVLICFGLVGLFTKGINFGLDFKPGLIEEVRVAEPVAEIVYSGPAKVTMDLSAGQMDIVVSGTGAENKTYSFNFAVLKTVHELAVEVNKIENVKMTERNSSYDSTKLFLNSAVTNQLTNAVTFIYPAGTSEITTDDIRSALDDKGVDIKQLGSGADASYQIRMGVKEGDAQNEIQTAVNEKLFSKFGKENVAIVKTDFIGSGMSKTTTIRSIIMFVLVVVLIWAYAAIRFHWDFALGSVIALVHDSLIMIAFITWTQMEFTSTVLAAVLTIVGYSINATVVILDRVRYNMKMMPEVAKFDEILNQSLSDTLVRSILTTVTTLFAVVALFIFTTGTIKDFSLAMIVGLLSGMYSSIFISSAFISLSRRNWKPEFGVHHSLKSEKAE; this is encoded by the coding sequence ATGAAAAGATTTAATTTCAATAAAGGATTCCTTCCTTGTACGATTATTAGTGCAGTGCTTATTTGTTTCGGACTTGTCGGTCTGTTCACTAAAGGAATAAACTTCGGTCTCGACTTTAAGCCGGGTCTTATTGAAGAAGTTCGTGTCGCAGAACCTGTTGCAGAAATCGTTTACAGCGGTCCTGCAAAAGTTACGATGGACTTGTCTGCTGGTCAGATGGATATTGTAGTCAGCGGTACCGGTGCGGAAAATAAGACATATTCTTTTAACTTTGCAGTTCTCAAGACAGTGCATGAACTTGCTGTCGAAGTAAACAAGATTGAAAACGTAAAGATGACAGAGCGCAACAGCTCTTACGATTCTACAAAATTGTTCTTGAACTCTGCCGTAACAAATCAGCTTACAAATGCTGTGACATTTATTTATCCGGCAGGTACTTCTGAAATCACAACCGATGATATTCGCTCAGCTCTTGATGATAAAGGCGTAGATATTAAACAGCTCGGTTCCGGGGCAGATGCTTCTTATCAGATCCGTATGGGTGTAAAAGAAGGCGACGCTCAAAACGAAATCCAGACTGCTGTAAATGAAAAACTTTTTAGCAAGTTTGGAAAAGAAAATGTTGCGATTGTAAAGACTGATTTTATCGGTTCTGGTATGTCTAAAACTACGACAATAAGGTCAATAATCATGTTCGTGCTTGTAGTAGTTTTGATTTGGGCTTACGCTGCAATCAGATTCCACTGGGACTTTGCACTCGGCTCTGTAATCGCTTTAGTTCACGACTCTCTGATCATGATTGCGTTTATAACATGGACGCAGATGGAATTTACATCAACTGTGCTTGCCGCAGTTCTTACAATCGTAGGATACTCAATAAACGCTACAGTCGTAATCCTAGACCGCGTACGCTACAACATGAAGATGATGCCGGAAGTCGCAAAATTCGATGAAATTTTAAATCAGTCTTTGTCTGACACCTTGGTTCGCTCAATTTTGACAACAGTCACAACTTTGTTCGCTGTAGTCGCATTGTTTATATTTACAACAGGAACAATAAAAGATTTCTCACTTGCAATGATTGTCGGCTTGCTCAGCGGAATGTATTCTTCAATATTCATTTCCAGTGCGTTTATCAGCTTGTCGAGAAGAAACTGGAAACCTGAATTTGGAGTTCACCATTCTTTGAAATCAGAAAAAGCTGAATAA
- the ispH gene encoding 4-hydroxy-3-methylbut-2-enyl diphosphate reductase, with the protein MKIIRASVMGFCFGVRRAVEWAEKALAENPGKKVYSLGPLIHNESALKALEEKGLEIVESDDISKIPDGSVVIVRAHGTPPSITDKLEERGCKIIDATCPRVKASQKMVERYSSDDDYVVLAGDKNHGEVIGISGYAGSNFSQIQDYEEAKNLKIKDSDSKNIILLGQTTYSPSEFSKIKELFKSRFKNIDVINTICPATNERQNALIELCSKVDGVLIIGGKTSANTIRLYQTAASKCKYAAHIQSSDDIPPEFFKLKNVGITAGASTPDVIIKEVEEKLMNSQ; encoded by the coding sequence ATGAAAATTATCCGTGCGTCTGTGATGGGTTTTTGTTTTGGCGTTCGGCGTGCCGTTGAATGGGCAGAAAAGGCTCTCGCTGAAAATCCCGGTAAAAAAGTATACTCGCTTGGTCCCCTTATCCACAATGAAAGCGCCTTAAAAGCCCTTGAGGAAAAAGGTCTTGAAATTGTAGAAAGCGATGACATTTCAAAAATCCCCGACGGCTCTGTCGTAATTGTCCGCGCACACGGAACTCCTCCATCAATCACCGATAAACTTGAAGAGAGAGGATGCAAAATCATTGATGCAACTTGTCCGCGTGTAAAAGCGAGTCAAAAAATGGTAGAAAGATATTCTTCAGATGATGATTATGTTGTCCTCGCAGGAGATAAAAATCACGGTGAAGTGATTGGGATTTCAGGGTACGCAGGCTCGAATTTTAGTCAGATTCAAGATTACGAAGAAGCAAAAAATCTTAAAATAAAAGATTCCGATTCAAAAAACATCATACTTTTGGGGCAGACAACGTACAGCCCGTCGGAGTTTTCAAAAATCAAAGAACTGTTTAAATCACGGTTTAAAAATATAGATGTGATCAACACGATTTGCCCTGCGACAAATGAAAGGCAAAATGCGTTGATCGAATTGTGCAGCAAAGTTGACGGAGTTTTAATTATAGGTGGGAAAACTTCTGCAAATACAATCAGGCTATATCAAACTGCGGCATCAAAATGTAAATATGCGGCACATATTCAAAGCTCTGATGATATACCTCCTGAGTTTTTTAAGCTCAAAAATGTCGGCATAACAGCCGGTGCCAGCACTCCAGATGTCATCATCAAAGAAGTTGAAGAAAAGCTGATGAATTCGCAGTGA
- the ndk gene encoding nucleoside-diphosphate kinase: protein MSRCFTMLKPGVVNRRLVGEVISRLEKKGFKLVGLKMVHVSKELANEHYAEHSDKPFFSGLVDYITSGPVVAMVWEADDCVALMRKMCGATKPSEAVPGTLRGDYCIHTERNIIHSSDSDESAEREINLWFKKGELYNWKDCEDDCF, encoded by the coding sequence ATGAGTAGATGTTTTACAATGTTAAAGCCGGGCGTAGTTAATCGTCGGCTTGTCGGAGAGGTTATTTCACGCCTTGAAAAAAAAGGATTCAAACTTGTCGGTTTAAAAATGGTACACGTGTCTAAAGAGCTTGCAAATGAGCACTATGCTGAGCATTCGGACAAGCCTTTTTTCAGTGGATTGGTCGATTACATCACGTCGGGACCTGTCGTTGCGATGGTTTGGGAAGCAGATGATTGCGTTGCCTTGATGAGAAAAATGTGCGGGGCAACTAAGCCGTCAGAAGCTGTTCCGGGAACTCTGCGGGGAGATTATTGTATCCACACAGAACGAAACATCATACATTCTTCTGACAGCGATGAAAGTGCTGAACGTGAAATCAATCTTTGGTTTAAAAAAGGCGAACTTTACAATTGGAAAGATTGCGAAGACGACTGCTTTTAA